Genomic segment of Pochonia chlamydosporia 170 chromosome 1, whole genome shotgun sequence:
ATCTACACTCCAGCAACCAGAGCTGCGACAAATCTTCATCCCGCACAATTACACGGCCACCCGTCCACCAGGCGGTCTCACATTCCACCCGGAGATTCACCACCCGCTCAACAATATCAGCCTCAACGTCGTATCCCGGTCCCCAACGTGGCAGTACTTTATCGGCATGAAGGGCGGCTCTGTGGTGCGCTCGTACGAAATCAACTTTGACCAGAATCCCATTCCTGCGGTGCACGAGCTGAAGGAACCGAGAGTCCTCGGCACGATAGAGATCGAGATTGAAAAGggggacaagaagaagaagtgTCGGAGTacgtgtctggtggttgggCTAGAGGCCCTGCCTGATAATCCGTTTGGCACGCCTGCGTGCTATTTTGTTCCGTGGTGCGGGTTCGAGGAGCAGGGTAAGGTTGCGCGTGCGGAATTTGAGAGGGTGTTGGATAAGACGCTGAGGAGGGGGGTGTTTGTCTTGGATCaggatgttgtggttgcgACTTTTGGACTGGAGATCTTGTATTCGAGGTTGGTGTTTACGTTGAGGTTGGAGACGAGGGATATGAAGGATATGAAGGGGTTTACGTGGTCGAAGTGATGGGGAAAGCGATTTATGATGGCTTGAAGTACATGTTCACGTATCTAGATATACAAAATTATACAGAGGTACCGTTCTAACCAGACACATCCATCCTCAGTCTCCCCTTGATAGAATCTGATACTTCAAAAACTATCTCCTCAGGAACATAACCCATCTCCACCAACTCTTCCCTCGTaacatcctccttctcatccagcacACCCTTCAACCCCCTCGCCTTATCAGTAACGTCCTCGATTTCTGCAATCCACTCCTCCGCCCACGTCTTACTCAACGACCCCGGAATGCCAATCTGTATGCTCCTATACGGCAACGCCTGCAATCTCTCGTCTCGCTCCGGATCCCACTGGATCCTAACCTCGCTCGCCTTATCACGCGCATGCCCGTTCCCCGAGCCAACAGGAGCGTTGTGCGTAGACAGCACACCTTTCTCAAGTAGAGCTATAAAATGTTCGTgtttcatcttcaatgcCAATATGCGCTCTTGGCCGGGATCTTTGTAGGAATATCCCGCACGGTACATCATCCAACTCCAGCTTGGTTTAACCCACGTCATTCGACTGGGACGAAATTCAGGAGAGGCATTGAGCTTTTGGTGCTTGACAGCGGCGTCGGCAATGGATTGCTTGTATGCTTGGTAGACGGTGATGGTTTGTTGTGTGTATGAGGCGCGGATTTGTCGATATGGAGTGTGTGCAGCCATTTTGTGGGTGTGATCTGGGAAAATGTAGTGCAAAAGTATATTGTAAAGCTATGTTATAGATTGGTTTGTAAAATGAAGTAAATGGCTagttgaaagaatggaatTATTTTATACTACATTTTACATGTTTCATTGAGGGAGCTTGGAAGACTTGTGAGTTTTGAGTTGTGACTAACACGGCGCGAAAACGCCTTGGACAGCCATGGAGGCTGAGTTGCAAGAGGGGCCTCTCCTAGTTATTGAATGATCCACAGTGTTTTCATTCTCTGGTAGTAGAGGGTGaaagaatgccaagaagTGGCTGTGAGTTTCTTGTGAAATCAATTGTATTCAGTTGCAAAGCTTTTGGTCTTCCGTGTTTTTGGTCCAAGTGGCCCATGATCTCGCGGTTGAGTTGGTTGCATAAAGTATACGATCTGATCCACTCACTGGTAGGAAATGGCCGAAACCTGCATCGAAAGTACAAGAATTAAAGTCATAGGATTTTACGACGAAAATCTGGCCATTTAAGACAGCTCGACTTCCACAAATATCAAGAGCAAGTTGTGGATTCAATGctgtacctaggtagttgacATAAGCTGCGGAGTGACATGCAAGAACGCAGTGGCAATTCGCGACCTGCATTCAATGTGGTGTCGAAGCTGCCTACTTATATTTAAGTATCCGCGTGAGAGCATGCATGGCACCACGGTCACAACCTAGACTCGATGCATCTCTTGAAAAGAGGGTGAACAACGATGGCATGGCCCGATCATGTTCAGTGACACCTCAAGTGGGAGGCTACATGTAGATGCACTTGAGTACTGACATTTGCAAGTGTGATACGTCGGTACTCAGTAATAAGTATACCAGACACTTTCATGTTACAGCTGATGTGATGAGCCGTGTCAGAGAGTGTGACCCCAGGATGAGGATGGACAATGTCGATAATGCAGCCAGCCGATTGAATCGATGGCAGTCCGCAGAACAAAGTTGTCATGGCTAGAAGATGGGGTACTCTGCGACTGGGGTTGGTGTGTTGATATGTCAGTCCTATTTGGTTGCATGTGCATAAGCCAGCAGGGGAATCGTCAAACTGATCGACCGCATTGTACTGCACTGCTACTCGATAGGTTTGATGCTTTTCACGACTGAATGTGCAGCATCGAGGCAGTGGGGATTGATGAGAGGTGGACTCTGAAGAGGGGCGACATTTGggaggatggacatggacatggacatggccatAAACATGGAGGGGTCAACAACTTGGCGGGGTCAGTCAGGTGCATGGATCTGATACCAAGTATAAGTACCTTGgtacatacatgtattgATACCCAGTGCCTCTCATGTCAAAGTCTGGTATTTGCTTGGCTGCAGCTGGGCTTGACCGCGACTGAATGGTTAAGCTGAAGCTCACAATGCAAAGTTGTTGTATGGGATCGAAGAAAAGGATGCACGTAAATTCTGAGCATGCAAATAAACCAGATGGTAaagcatttgatggcaaaACGACAGGCGGGTGTGGCTGTGTGAGGCACAATTTGACCCGTGCCAGTGTCTGGTCAGACTTGACCCCGTATGAGGCGCTGCACGAACCAAATAGCAGGGTACTGGCCCACTAAAGTCCACTGGGAGCCCATTGATGTCCGTCTAGTCCCCTGAAATAGGGCCTGCAACGGTCATGCCGACCTCATAAGTACAGGATGACATCGGACCCCGACTCGACGACTCCATTCGACCAGACGTCAGCCACCAGCTTGGAGCTCCAGGTCTTGAGttcaacatccacaaccaaACAGTACCATCGACATCATCCTGTCCCTCAGCCTCATTCACCAACACGGCAAATGGACCTTACCTACACCACGACCTAGTTTGTAGTCCTTTGCCAGATGTCTTCGTAGCCTCTTTGCGGTCCGATACCGACTCTAACGATACACATCGTCATCCCGACCTTTGCACCCCCAATCTCCATCCAGGAGCTCACCGACCCCGACGTTTCTTGACTGTATAataccaccaccacgatACAACGCCGTGCATGTCGCCGCCGGAGGAGCCCGCGGGCCCAGAGGTTGTCAACCCACCTAACGACAAGGATACATCACATGCCAACGAAGATGTAAATCCCACCATGTCGCCCGAACcctctgcctctgttgtTGAGACGGCTACTGGGAAGGATATACCGAAGGAGGACCAGCAAATACCTGTATCAGATAGAGCAGAACCAGTTGAGAATGACACCTCTGCGGAGGCTTCATCCGAACTTGCAACCCAAACCAAGCGCACGGAGCAACCTTCAACCCCTGCTATCGAGAAGCATATCCCAGCGCCGTTGAAACTGGCTGAGCCTGAGGGCCCCGATGCCATGACCTCGTCTGTGGCCACCATAAAGGCTCCGGCCACATCATCGTCACAAAAAAAAGACAACGATTCACAATATCTTGCAGCCGAACCGTCGCCCTATGTCGATCCCACGCCTGCAACCCCCATGACCTCGCAGCCTCCATCACGGAGCCCCTCCACCGCTGCAAGATCTCACCGATCCGACGAACCGTCACCCTCAAGATCCGATGGGGCAGATGAGGAAAAGAGATACACAAGCGAGGACGAGCAAGATGGCGGTTCACGCTCCGAGATCCAGAGCATCATGGAGCAGTTCAGCGAAGCAGGTGGTGGACCTGACGCAGAGGAAGTAATGAGCCCACGGCTAGAGATTGCGTCTCCCATTCTGGCCGGGCCAGTTCAGCACCCCCCTCGAAAGTCAAGCTTAGAACCACTCTCGCAGTCGATATCAAACCAGCTCCAGGATTTCAACGCCTTGCGAGTATCTACGTCGTCTCCCTCCAGCGTAAGGTCCAAGGAAAGGGCTGTCGATGATCATGGGCCGCCAGTCCCGCCCAAGGACGGTGCTTTTGGAACTCCTCCTCGAACGAGAGACGACAGGCGGCCATCTAGCATAACGTCGCCAACCTCTCCGCAACTATCCATGCAccgtcctcctccccctGACCCCGAACCGGAACCAGCCCTTCCTTTTGACTTTCACAGATTTCTAGAACAGctgagaaacaaaaaggcAGACCCGGTTGCAAGGTATCTCAAGTCATTTTTGTCTGaatttggcaagaagcagtgGATGGTTCATGAGCAAGTCAAGATTACAAGCGACTTTTTGGCCTTCATTGCCAATAAGATGATGTTATGTGACGTCTGGAGGGACGTGTCCGACGCCGAGTTCGACAACGCTCGCGAGGGAATGGAGAAGTTGGTCATGAATCGATTATATGCACAGACGTTTTCCCCAGCCATTGCTCCACCAAAGCCTATTCCAGGCGCCAAGCcgagaagacgaggaggagatgTGCCTTTAGGCCCTGGCCGCCGTGGACAACATCAAGAAGACGTTGAACGTGATGAGATCCTGACTCAGAAGATCAACATCTATGGATGGGTGAAATTGGAGCATCTGGATATTCCGCCAGTGGGAGACAGTGGTCGCCGGTTCTTAAAACTCGCTCAGCAAGGTTGGTTTCATTTGGCCAGCGAGTGAGTGATAACAACGCTTATACTGACATCTTCTTTTAGAGCTTTTGAAAATCAAGTCATATAGAGCGCCACGTGACAAGATAATCTGCGTCCTGAACTGCTCCAAGGTAATATTCGGTGAGTAGCCTCTCCAAAATACACATGTCATGCTCTCCCCAGTTCTTTCATATGCTAATTCTGGCAGGTCTCTTGAAACACAACAAGTCCGACTCATCAGCAGATTCATTCATGCCACTGTTGATTTACGTCGTATTACAATGCAATCCTGAGCATCTGGTTTCCAACGTACAATACATTTTGCGATTCAGAAACCAGGAGAagcttggtggtgaagctggctACTACCTGTCATCTCTGGTATGCCTGCACTGACCGGATCAGTCCATTTTGTTCTTCCTTTTTCTAGCAGCTAATAAATTCCACACAGATGGGAGCCATCCAGTTCATTGAAAACATGGATCGATCATCACTCACAATATCCGACGACGAATTCGAAAGAAACGTCGAAGCAGCTGTATCAGCCATTGCCGAAAAACACCAGGCTGCCTCCCCCATTTCaccccagcagcagcaacaacctACATTCAACGAGAAAGCCGGCTTCTACCCCAGTGGATCGAGCGGTCGACCATCCATCGATGGGGTGGAGGGCTCAACCCCACGGCGCTCAACCTCCTCTTATGAAGGCGACGCCCAAGACGGTGCAGCAATCAGCGGCTTGCTTCGAACCATTCAAAAACCGCTCAGTACAATTGGTCGAATCTTCTCCGACGAGAATGGCTCTTCGTCTTCCGCTCCCGGAAGTGTTCCCCGTTCCCCCGGCTTGACAGATCGCCAATCCCCTCGACCAACTCATCGAGATCAGCACGCTGCCTTGcaagagcaacagcagcaactgcTTGCCAAGCATGCTCTCCCCGCAGAAGAAGCCGCTGCTAGACAAGCAAGTGccgaagcagcagaagcccAGCGGCTACACCGTGCTGAGCATGCAAATGTTGTGGAGACGCTGGCGGGCATGTTTCCCGACCTCGACAAAGATGTTATTAGCGATGTTGTTTACCAGAAGCAAGGAAGGTAAGTGGCCCTATACCACACTCCCTTTCATTTTCTAGAGCATGTGCTGACCGCGGTTTGATTTAATAGGGTTGGTTTGGCAGTCGATGCATGTTTGGCGCTATCTTCATAGAACTTGGGGATCTGGGTCTACGGACTTTCCGATCATTGTGCTTGAATGCTAGTTTAGCAGAAACATTTGTATCCAGATAATACAACGTTGATTGAAAGCAAGCCCTGTTGCAAACTAATTTCCAATAGCACCCTTACTACTACAGAAGCTGGCCCTATCCAGAATCTCTTCCCCGGACGTTACTCCCTATGCTGATCATATCATACATACCAGGTGTGCTATGGCAGTGCAAGCACCGCTCAGTGCCCAATGTAGATTCTGGTTGTGAACCCTGGCCCTTCCAGCCATTTAAGTTCCCTCATCAATAAACACAGGCCAGCCCCAAGTCAATCGGGTCAAAGGAGGGGTGCCTACAGTTACGATATGAATATCCTACTGATGGTTAATGGCTCATTGATGATGTAACTTTCGTGAGTAGCTGGTAGTACTGGGGTGCGCAGGTGGTCAACGCTTCTGAGTGTGTAAATCGACGTTACATTCCCATATGCTTCTGAGAAATTATTATTACTGACAAAGGGGAGATTTTCTTTGTGTCTGGATGCCTGTACATAACGTAGAGGAGCAAATAACTGTACAACCTTCCTTCATTCGACGTGAGTTCGTCTCGGTATTTGATACACACATTACTGGTTCTGCGATGACCCACAGACACAGCATATACCATTGTCTACATCAGTCGTCTAATGATTTGACAACAAAGCACCCATATTGGTCATCACAATACGCAAGGAAGTGTTGCCCGTTATTTGCAAAAATGAAAAAGAGATTTACAAGATCTATCATCTTTGTACAAAGCCCGAACCAAGCTCCAGAAAATGCAAATGCATCGGCTCGCTATACATGCCGCTCTGTTCTCAATGTACTTTCCACAATTTAGATATTTCCATGGTTATACACAGCTTCGCTGCAGGGTGATGACGTTCAAGGATAGGTTAAGGAATGGAAAGAGGTCGGTGGCGGTGGGTGGTGAATGAAAAGCAAAATGAGAGAGATTAAAAGAATGAAATAGAAGAGCGAAGGGAATGCAATACTGCAATACCCTGACAAAACGAAATATCATCAAGCCGAGCCAGTCAACATGAAAGTGCGATCACAGTACTAGAGGACGGCGTCAGCTGCTTCCCATCCACGCTGGCGCCTTGGTTTCCACGATTCCTCCCGAATATGACATACACTAGAACCCTCCCTAATAACCCCGTCCTCCATTGCCGTAGGCGTAGGATGGTCCATATGCTCCACGATACTCTCGATCAACATTTGGTACAGCTGGTTGTCGGTCAGCTACGCCTATAGGCGCAGCTCCATCCAGAAGGCTCTGGGAGTCATGCGGCGTAGTCGGTGTCAGTGGCCTGTACATGTGTCCTCCGGAAGGCGCAACTGGCGGTCTCAAATCACCGCCCCCTTGGTAGTATCGTTCCGCTGAGTCAGCCCGGCTGTGGCCTTTCTCGTTCAAATCGGCCGAGGCGGAAAACATAGATTTTTCGGGTACTGGTGCTCGATCAAGGAGTAAAGAGTTGCGTGCATCAAGCGGGGTGAGGTTGTCCATGTCACGTTTGAGTTGTTCTGTTACGGAAGACGGTTTGGTTAGCAAGTTCTGAAATAAAGTTTCTCTGGATCAATCCAACATACCCgcttcctttcttctcttACGATGGGGGTTCACTTTGCAGCAAGCGTTGATTCCATTCCAAGCAATGAGAATTGCGAGTACTACCGTCAGCGTGGCTTGAACTGCGATGAGTACCACGCCTGCGACTGTCTGCGTTGTCTGTTTGATTCCAAACTCTTGAACGAAAACCAAAATGCAGGCAATAGACAAAACTCGCACAACTtgaatgatgatgttgatgacatTGCCGGAACGGCGTTCAAACGGTCGGGCCCAGAGCAGCAGACAAAGCATGAGGCCTTCGATGATCAGTTGGGCAATAGTCTGAGGCATACCATGACCATTTCCGGCAGCAATCGCGACGCCCTTGGCAAACATGTAAAATATGACCGGGACGAACAACCACCAGTACTGCCTCTTGTAAGATTCATAGAACAGAGAGTACCTGACCCAGATCTTCTTGTCTTCATACATGGCCGCTGCGTCACCATCTTTTTGCTTCAGTGTGTGAACCACTGACCAAATCttccaggagaagaaggccaaaatACCGGTGAAAACAGCAAGGGTGACAGCTGCCAGGACTTTGGCAACGGTCGAGTCGCCGGTTGTGAATTGAAAGACGCAGTACAGTACCCAGATGCCGTAAAGCAGAAGAATCAGGGATGTGATGGTTCGCGCAATGGAACCCCAATAGTGCTTTCGAAAACCTTTCAAGCCTTCTGGAAAGTTGCCAAATAGGGcccaagcttcaagaatAACTTTGACAAGGAGAATACCAACGACAATCACGCCGATTATAATTGCCACAATTAGCAACGCGCTCATAAAAATGTTCGACTTGGGAacgagcagcttctcggCAAAAGCCTGGATGCCCTGTACTTTGTGTTGAAAGTCCTCTccgccatcattgccagcagTGTCGGTCGAGTTGATAGAAGTATCAATGGCTCTTTCAGCCAAATCCACAAAGGCATCAATTGACCGCTTGAAATTGAATAGTCCTTTGTTTGGACTCGAGGTCGAACCATCTGGGAATACCAGCGTAGCATTTTGAAGATATCGGTAGTTGTCTTGCGTCAAATTTCCACCTGTTTTTGACCGGAAGTCATCAATCGCGGTCTGCATCCCCGACCATGGAATGACACCCGCCGAGAATGCAAAGTTTTTGGCAAAATTTCGATAAATGGGAGGATAGTTGACCGACAACATGCTATTCATTGCCATTCCTTGAAACCATCCAATTGTCTCGCCGAAGCTGGGACTGATGGTTCCCATACCTCCACCAGACCCGCCTCCAAGAGCAGCGCTGCCGCCAGACAGAGCAGCGCCAGCAGCCGAAACGCCGGTCAGGACCAAAGCTGCACCGGcgacaccagcagcaatgtAGGATATCACGGGAATATCAGTTGTTTTGCCATTGGATACATCAGACTGAATGCAGGCAACCTTCTTTCCACCGTCCGCACTGACCAATTGCAAAGTCGCGACAGCAGAGATATCGGGTATTTGAAAGGCTATACCAGGCACCATATTGGCAAACTCTGCAGGAATCTGCTGGCTTCCACGGGCTGCGAATTTGCCCACGGGTACAGGGCACAATTGTTGGACAAATGTGCCCTTGTCGCAAGGGTTGAAGCTTTTGGAGTACACTGTGTTTCCGTAAGCAGTAACATTGAGGATTGCGGTTACATTTTGTTCTTTGCTGCTTGAGCCTGCCACGTCGAAGCTCACGGTCTTGTTTTCGTTGTTGTAACTGatgtcaatcttgtcaacttTCACGGAGGAGTCGGAACCGCAATCGCTGAAACCACTCGTCTTGAGGATTTGTCCTGCATTTACTGTCGTTGCCATGAAGCCCAACAGCATCACCCCTCTGGTCCATGAGCCCCATGCTGAGTTAGAGCGGGCCATTTCGTCCGCCTAATAGTCGCAATGTCGATAAATGATTCGGACCAAAGCTTCGTAATTCAACCGTGAAAATGATTGTGGTTCGTCTTGGATATCAATCGTCTCAATTTCGGTCAGAGCTTCATTGAGTAAAAGCTGTAAGGAAAAAGTACATATTCCCGGGAACCCAAATAGACAAAGACGTTTAGGGATCGGTTTCACGTATAGTTTCTTAGCCAGAGGTATTTCTTCTTAGATCAGGGttgcggatgttgatggcaaatGACCGTATTAGGGAGAGTGAACAAGTCAAAATATCGAACAAAGATCCTTTCAGGTCGTGGTAATTCGAAGTGAAATCATAAAAAGTGCGTCCAGCGGCGATGAAGATTGAAAGCGGCCAAGGATCAACCTGGATAGAATTGAAATATGTGAAAGAGTAAACAAAAGAAAGTGAAATCACACGGAGGTATGAGCCCTCGGGCTTATTCACAGCTTCGCCAGGCACAAGTTAGGTTGTTAAAGAGAGAAGGTTCGCTCGAAGGTCGCGAGAAAATACGGCCGGTATCTGTGGTCGGGATGATGGCCGCAATGGCGATGTTGGTAGGTGGCGGTAACTCGAACAAGGGG
This window contains:
- a CDS encoding ATP-dependent RNA helicase DHX8 (similar to Metarhizium robertsii ARSEF 23 XP_007820328.1) is translated as MAAHTPYRQIRASYTQQTITVYQAYKQSIADAAVKHQKLNASPEFRPSRMTWVKPSWSWMMYRAGYSYKDPGQERILALKMKHEHFIALLEKGVLSTHNAPVGSGNGHARDKASEVRIQWDPERDERLQALPYRSIQIGIPGSLSKTWAEEWIAEIEDVTDKARGLKGVLDEKEDVTREELVEMGYVPEEIVFEVSDSIKGRLRMDVSG
- a CDS encoding guanine nucleotide exchange factor Vps9 (similar to Coccidioides immitis RS XP_001243139.1) — its product is MSPPEEPAGPEVVNPPNDKDTSHANEDVNPTMSPEPSASVVETATGKDIPKEDQQIPVSDRAEPVENDTSAEASSELATQTKRTEQPSTPAIEKHIPAPLKLAEPEGPDAMTSSVATIKAPATSSSQKKDNDSQYLAAEPSPYVDPTPATPMTSQPPSRSPSTAARSHRSDEPSPSRSDGADEEKRYTSEDEQDGGSRSEIQSIMEQFSEAGGGPDAEEVMSPRLEIASPILAGPVQHPPRKSSLEPLSQSISNQLQDFNALRVSTSSPSSVRSKERAVDDHGPPVPPKDGAFGTPPRTRDDRRPSSITSPTSPQLSMHRPPPPDPEPEPALPFDFHRFLEQLRNKKADPVARYLKSFLSEFGKKQWMVHEQVKITSDFLAFIANKMMLCDVWRDVSDAEFDNAREGMEKLVMNRLYAQTFSPAIAPPKPIPGAKPRRRGGDVPLGPGRRGQHQEDVERDEILTQKINIYGWVKLEHLDIPPVGDSGRRFLKLAQQELLKIKSYRAPRDKIICVLNCSKVIFGLLKHNKSDSSADSFMPLLIYVVLQCNPEHLVSNVQYILRFRNQEKLGGEAGYYLSSLMGAIQFIENMDRSSLTISDDEFERNVEAAVSAIAEKHQAASPISPQQQQQPTFNEKAGFYPSGSSGRPSIDGVEGSTPRRSTSSYEGDAQDGAAISGLLRTIQKPLSTIGRIFSDENGSSSSAPGSVPRSPGLTDRQSPRPTHRDQHAALQEQQQQLLAKHALPAEEAAARQASAEAAEAQRLHRAEHANVVETLAGMFPDLDKDVISDVVYQKQGRVGLAVDACLALSS